The genomic interval TCCTGGGGATCGACTTGGAGTCGACACGAGATTCCGCCAGAATGCGGCCTGCCGCACTTCGTTACATTAAGACAGCGTTTATTCCACTTGTTCATGACGGCCTGACGGGACGTTCAATGTCCTATCTCAGACGATCGTCAAAGATTGCGTTCTATCCATGCAGCGAATTCTGCTCAAATCCAAGATCCACCGTGCGACGGTGACCGACGCCCAACTGCACTACGAAGGCAGCGTCACAATTGACTACGACCTGATGGTCGCCGCGAACATTGTTGAGTTCGAGCAGGTCCACATTTACGACGTCAACAACGGTAACCGATTAATTACCTACGCCATTCGCGGTCCGGCCGGTAGCGGCACCATCTGTATCAATGGTGCAGGGGCCCATTTGGTTTCAATTGGTGATCTCGTCATCATCTGTGCTTACGCCCAATTCAACGAGCCTGAACTCGCAGAGCACCGACCGCTCGTCATCCATGTTGACGAAAAAAATCGACAGAATTCCTGAATGGATGACGATTGCGCAAGCTCTATGGCGCTCCAATCAAGAGACAACCAACTTGGTTGACATTCGCTTGATTGCGATCTAGTTTCGTGCAACAAATAACGTCGTTTTCGCCCGCATACATTCTCGAAAGGCATTCCAGATGGGCCGTCCCGTTACGTTGTTCACAGGCCAGTGGGCAGACTTGAAACTCGAAGACCTTTGCAAGAAGGCCAAGGATTTCGGTTACGACGGCCTTGAACTCGCTTGCTGGGGCGATCACTTCGAGGTCGACAAGGCCCTGTCTGACGATACTTACTGTGCCCGCAAGCGGGAACTCCTCGAAAAATATGACCTGCAGGTCTTCGCGATCTCGAATCACCTGGTCGGCCAGGCGGTACTCGACAATATCGACGCACGCCACAAAAGTATTCTGCCGCCATACGTGTGGGGCGACGGCAAGCCTGAAGGCGTAACGCAACGCGCCATCGAAGAAATGAAGAACACCGCTCGCGCCGCTCAAAAACTGGGCGTCAGCATCGTCAATGGCTTTACCGGTTCGAGCGTCTGGCACTTGATCTACGATTTCCCTCCGACACCAAAGTCGATGTATGACGATGGATTCAAGCTGCTCGCCGATCGCTGGAACCCCATCCTCGACGTGTTCCAGGAATGTGGAATCAAGTTCGCGCTCGAAGTACATCCGACCGAGATCGCATTCGATCTCTATTCCGCCGAACGGGCTGTTGCCGCACTGGGTGGACGGGAAGAATTTGGCTTCAATTTCGATCCTAGCCACTTGATCTGGCAAGGCGTCGATCCGGCCGAATTCATTCGATACTTCCCCAATCGCATCTACCACGTGCACATGAAAGACGCCAAAGTAACGCTGAACGGTCGCTCGGGCATCCTGTCCAGCCACCTTTCATTTGGCGATCCACGACGAGGTTGGGATTTCCGCAGCATGGGACGTGGTGGCGTGAACTTCGAAGAAGTGATCCGCGCCCTGAACGCCGCAAAATACGCAGGCCCACTGTCGGTTGAGTGGGAAGACAGCGGAATGGACCGTGAACACGGTGCCCGCGAATCGTGCCAGTTCGTTAAAAACATCGATTTCGCCCCATCGGGCCGTGCATTTGATTCCGCGTTCTCCGAGTAGCAAGCCGTCGACTGCGAATCGTTTCCGCTGAGGAGTACTTCAGTGAATAACGCATCGAGGACATCTGCGAATCTGTTCGCGCCGTCCTCGATGCGATTTTTGTTCTTTGCGACGCTTCTCATGTTTGGTGTTTCGGACCTCCGCAGTTGGGGGGATGACCCAACTGCCAGGACGCTGGACATCGAGTTTCAGCAGACGGTACGCCCATTCTTGAAATCGTATTGCCTTGATTGCCATGGCGCAGAGAAGCAAGAAGCCAAACTGGATCTCAGTCGTGAGCAGGCTCTGACCTCCGTCACACAGAATCTGCCAATTTGGGAGACTGTCGCGGAACGGCTTCTCGCGGGTGATATGCCGCCTGAATCCTCTGATCACCAGCCCACGGCCGAAGCGCGAAGGGCCGTTGTGACATGGTGCAACGCCGTCGGCGAATATGAGGCCGCCCGCAACGCAGGCGATCCTGGCGTCGTCCTGGCGCATCGATTGAGCAATGCCGAATACGACAACTCCATTCGCGATCTGACTGGCTTCGATCTCAGACCGACACGCGAATTCCCCGTCGATCCTGCGAATGAAGCCGGCTTCGATAACACGGGCGAATCACTCTCGGTTTCGCCGGCACTCATTAAGAAGTATCTGGATGCCGCGCGCTTTGTCGCCAATCATGCCGTGCTGACGCCGCGAGGAATTGTCTTCGCCCCTTATCCCGTCGTCACGGAAACCGATCTTGACCAGTTCTGCGTGCATCAAATCCTCGAGTTCTATCAGCAGCACGAGATTGATTACGCCGATTACTTCGCCGCCGCCTGGCGGTTCCATCATCGGTCTCAACTCGGAAGATCAGACGCGACGCTGAAAGAGTTGGCTCGAGAGACCAAGGCAACCCATTCAAAGTCGAATCCACAGACGCACGAGAATCAAGCGATTCCTGCCCGTGGCGCGCGGCGAGCAACACCACAGGCGTCAAACTTGAGTGAGCGGTATCTTGAGACAATCTGGTCGGCTTTAACACATGAAGAGTCGGTAGGGCCACTCGCTGAGTTGCAGACCAAATGGCACCAGCTCATCTCGAACGAGGATTTAATAAAAAACGCGCCTCGCTCAGATGATCCGTCGCCGACCTCGACAAGCACTCAAACCGCGGCCTGGAACCGTGCATTGCGACAGGAATGCGAAACGCTACGAGACTTTGTCGTGGCAAAGCGAACGTCGTTCGAACCACCTGTTCCGAAACTGCACCTCAAAGGAATGTCAGATGGCAGCCAACCCCTGGTCATCTGGTGGAATCGAAAACAAGCTGCTACCAGGATGTCCTTCCTCCGTCAAAGCGACGACAAAGAACTCGATGCGGCGATCGATCGATTCTGTCGCATCTTTCCCAGTGCGTTTGCAATCTCAAGTCGAGGACATTACGCCGATCCCAAACTGGGAGTCGGAGTCCGTTTTTTAACGGCTGGCTTTCATTTGATGCAGGGGTACTTCCGCGATGATGGACCACTTTACGAGTTGGTGCTGAGCGACATCGAACAGAGCGAACTTGATTCGCTGTGGCAGACACTGAACTTCGTGACTCAATCGCCGATCCGACAATACAAAGACTTTTTGTTCTTCGAACGTGCCGAGCCACCTGGATTTGCGGAAGGGCCTGACTTCGATTTCGCGAGGCCCGAAAACAAAGATGTCACGACAGAAGTGTCCCTCAATCGTGTACGGGATCTCTACCTCGCCAAAGCCAGGCGGCTGGAAGCAAGCCCCGCTGCGATCGAGGCCATCGAATCGTATTTTTCCGGAATGTCCGCCGAGGTACGAGAGCTGGATCGGACCGCAACCCTGGTCGAGTCGACGCATCTTGAAGCCCTCAAGCAACTCGCCGCACGCTGTTTCAGAAGACCTCTAACGCATCCGGATCAACAGGACCTGGACGAGTTCTATCGAGCACTTCGCGAGAACGAAGGCCTGAGTCACGATGAGGCGATCCGGGATGTCTTGACCGGCATTCTGATGTCGCCCCACTTTTGTTATCGCTTCAGCACGGCGGCAGTCGGTACGGATCGCCAACCACTTGACGACTACGAATTGGCAAGTCGCCTGAGTGACTTCCTCTGGGCAAGCTTGCCTGACGCAGAGCTTCTCGCCTGTGCCGAACGCGGGACCCTACACGATTCCAAGGTGCTACTTTCACAGGCGAAGCGAATGCTGCGAGATGCTCGAGTCTGCGGACTGGCCAGTGAGTTCGCCGCTAACTGGCTCGACATCCGCCGCTTCGAAGAGCACAACAGTGTTGATCGCGAACGGTTTCCTTCGTTCACAAATGAACTGCGATCCGCGATGTACGAGGAACCACTTCGTCTGTTCATAGACGTCATCCGAGAGAACCGCCCCGTCACGGAACTGATTACCGCCGATTACACGTTCGTGAATCCAGTGCTCGCGAATCATTACGGCCTGAATCTCGAAACCAGTCCCCTCCAAATCGCCGCGACGGGCGACCTCGATCCGTCGAGCAGCAATGACTGGCATCGCGTCGACAGACTGAATCGTCATGGACGTGGGGGCCTGTTGACGATGTCTATATTCTTGACGAAGAATTCCCCCGGGCTACGAACGAGCCCCGTGAAACGTGGATACTGGGTTGTTCGTCGTCTACTCGGTGAAAGAATTCCAGCACCGCCGCCTGACGTCCCGGAGTTACCCAAGGACGAAGCGGGTGTTGGTGAACTATCCCTCCCGCAACTCTTGGCGCGACACCGGGACCATCGGACCTGTGCGTCGTGTCATCAGCGTTTTGATTCGATTGGCCTTGTGTTCGAAGCGTTCGGCCCCATCGGGGAATACCGCACGCGCGATTTGGGCGGTCGCCCGGTTGTGACGACTGCCGTCTTTCCCGATGGCACTCAAGCCACAGGTGTGGAAAACCTCAAGAAATACCTGTCGGAAACGCGCCGTGATGAGTTCGTGACGAACTTCTGCCGCAAGCTTTTTTCGTACGCGATTGGCCGCAGCCTGCTGCCATCGGATCGAGCAACCATTGAGGAAATGCGACGGAAGCTCAGGTCGCACGACGATCGTACGCAAACCCTCGTCGAATCGATCCTGACCAGCCCCCAGTTCCTGAACAAGCGTGGACAAAACTGACACATGATCATCTCTTCAGATTTCTCAGTCCCGCTGCGCCTCTCCTACCGCAAAGTACGTCAGCAGTCACGGCGTTCCACTCAACGGGAACCAGTGATCGTTTGAGAGACAAGATGACGCAAACAAACTACTCATTGGGATAAAAAAGTTTGTAAGTCTTGTAGCCGCCGCCGATGTTGGCGACCGAGAACCCGTTTTGAATCAAGATTCGCGTGGCAAGGTACCCTCGTTGACCAACCTGGCAGTACACGGCAAGGTGGCGATCGCGAGGAATTTCGTGCAACCTTTTGCGAAGTTCATCGACCGGCAAATTCATTGCGCCCGGAATTGCTCCTGCGGAAAACTCTTGCGGCGTGCGAACATCGATAAGATATGGACGCGGCTCAGCGGCGACGTGCATGACCGATTCCAAATCGATCTGAGGATGATCACCTCGCAGTATGCCACTCGCCACAAAGCCAGCCATGTTGATCGGATCTTTGGCGGAGCCATACTGCGGCGCGTACGCAAGCTCCATTTCTTCCATGTCAAAGACGGTCATTCCTGCCTGGATCGCGACTGCGATGACGTCGATCCGCTTATCGACGCCATCCGAGCCTACAGCCTGTGCTCCCAAAATCCGTCCATTCTCGGGATCGAACAGGACCTTGAGGGCCATCGGTTTGGCACCTGGATAGTAACCTGCGTGCTGTGCGGGATGGACATAGATCTTTCGGAACGGTCGCCCCGCCTTTTTCAAAGCCTTTTCCGAGGCCCCCGTCATCGCTGCCGTCTGATCAAAGACACCAAGAATGGCGGTCCCTTGCGTCCCTCGATAGCGCGAATCGCGCCCGCAAGCATTGTCAGCCGCAATTCGCCCCTGTCGATTTGCGGGACCAGCAAGTGGCACTTGAAAGGGGTTCCCCGAGATCGCGTCGCGGATTTCAACGGCGTCTCCCGCAGCGAAGATATCGGAATCGCTAGTCCGTTGATGTGCATCGACTCGAATCCCACCGCGGACTCCCGTCTCAAGGCCACTTTCGAGCGCGAGCTTATTCTCAGGACTGACGCCGATTCCAAGCACGACAAGTTGAGTGTGAATCCGCGTCCCTGATTTCAATTCAACGATCAGGTCGTTTCCAGCCCGAGTGAACCCGGTCACCGATTCCCCCAACTGCAAATCCACGCCCTGTGCGAGAAGCGTCTGAACGATGGGTGTCGTCATCTCCGGGTCGAAAGGTGGCAACAGTTGCTTGTTGTGTTCAATCAGCGTTGTTGCCACACCGCGTTTGACAAAGTTCTCGGCGAGTTCCAGACCAATAAATCCCCCTCCGACCAGAACGACGCGTTGAATCCCCTCGTCGACGCGGCGTTTGATTCGATCAACATCTTCGAGATTTCGCAGCGTCAGGATGCCGGGTAGTTCAACACCTGGAAGCTTGGGTCTCACCGGAGCGGCACCTGGAGAGAGAATCAGTTTGTCATAGCTCTCGTTGTATTCTCGCCCCGTCGCGAGGTCTCGCACTCGAACGGTCTTAGCGACGCGATCGATCGATTCAACGGACGACCCAGTACGTACATCCAGATTGAATCGGATCCGCAGACGTTCGGCCGTGGTGAC from Schlesneria paludicola DSM 18645 carries:
- the panD gene encoding aspartate 1-decarboxylase, which produces MQRILLKSKIHRATVTDAQLHYEGSVTIDYDLMVAANIVEFEQVHIYDVNNGNRLITYAIRGPAGSGTICINGAGAHLVSIGDLVIICAYAQFNEPELAEHRPLVIHVDEKNRQNS
- a CDS encoding sugar phosphate isomerase/epimerase family protein, coding for MGRPVTLFTGQWADLKLEDLCKKAKDFGYDGLELACWGDHFEVDKALSDDTYCARKRELLEKYDLQVFAISNHLVGQAVLDNIDARHKSILPPYVWGDGKPEGVTQRAIEEMKNTARAAQKLGVSIVNGFTGSSVWHLIYDFPPTPKSMYDDGFKLLADRWNPILDVFQECGIKFALEVHPTEIAFDLYSAERAVAALGGREEFGFNFDPSHLIWQGVDPAEFIRYFPNRIYHVHMKDAKVTLNGRSGILSSHLSFGDPRRGWDFRSMGRGGVNFEEVIRALNAAKYAGPLSVEWEDSGMDREHGARESCQFVKNIDFAPSGRAFDSAFSE
- a CDS encoding DUF1592 domain-containing protein; protein product: MNNASRTSANLFAPSSMRFLFFATLLMFGVSDLRSWGDDPTARTLDIEFQQTVRPFLKSYCLDCHGAEKQEAKLDLSREQALTSVTQNLPIWETVAERLLAGDMPPESSDHQPTAEARRAVVTWCNAVGEYEAARNAGDPGVVLAHRLSNAEYDNSIRDLTGFDLRPTREFPVDPANEAGFDNTGESLSVSPALIKKYLDAARFVANHAVLTPRGIVFAPYPVVTETDLDQFCVHQILEFYQQHEIDYADYFAAAWRFHHRSQLGRSDATLKELARETKATHSKSNPQTHENQAIPARGARRATPQASNLSERYLETIWSALTHEESVGPLAELQTKWHQLISNEDLIKNAPRSDDPSPTSTSTQTAAWNRALRQECETLRDFVVAKRTSFEPPVPKLHLKGMSDGSQPLVIWWNRKQAATRMSFLRQSDDKELDAAIDRFCRIFPSAFAISSRGHYADPKLGVGVRFLTAGFHLMQGYFRDDGPLYELVLSDIEQSELDSLWQTLNFVTQSPIRQYKDFLFFERAEPPGFAEGPDFDFARPENKDVTTEVSLNRVRDLYLAKARRLEASPAAIEAIESYFSGMSAEVRELDRTATLVESTHLEALKQLAARCFRRPLTHPDQQDLDEFYRALRENEGLSHDEAIRDVLTGILMSPHFCYRFSTAAVGTDRQPLDDYELASRLSDFLWASLPDAELLACAERGTLHDSKVLLSQAKRMLRDARVCGLASEFAANWLDIRRFEEHNSVDRERFPSFTNELRSAMYEEPLRLFIDVIRENRPVTELITADYTFVNPVLANHYGLNLETSPLQIAATGDLDPSSSNDWHRVDRLNRHGRGGLLTMSIFLTKNSPGLRTSPVKRGYWVVRRLLGERIPAPPPDVPELPKDEAGVGELSLPQLLARHRDHRTCASCHQRFDSIGLVFEAFGPIGEYRTRDLGGRPVVTTAVFPDGTQATGVENLKKYLSETRRDEFVTNFCRKLFSYAIGRSLLPSDRATIEEMRRKLRSHDDRTQTLVESILTSPQFLNKRGQN
- a CDS encoding FAD-dependent oxidoreductase translates to MKLLIVGGVAGGASAAARARRLREDAEIIVFERGPDVSFANCGLPYYVGGVIAEREKLLVTTAERLRIRFNLDVRTGSSVESIDRVAKTVRVRDLATGREYNESYDKLILSPGAAPVRPKLPGVELPGILTLRNLEDVDRIKRRVDEGIQRVVLVGGGFIGLELAENFVKRGVATTLIEHNKQLLPPFDPEMTTPIVQTLLAQGVDLQLGESVTGFTRAGNDLIVELKSGTRIHTQLVVLGIGVSPENKLALESGLETGVRGGIRVDAHQRTSDSDIFAAGDAVEIRDAISGNPFQVPLAGPANRQGRIAADNACGRDSRYRGTQGTAILGVFDQTAAMTGASEKALKKAGRPFRKIYVHPAQHAGYYPGAKPMALKVLFDPENGRILGAQAVGSDGVDKRIDVIAVAIQAGMTVFDMEEMELAYAPQYGSAKDPINMAGFVASGILRGDHPQIDLESVMHVAAEPRPYLIDVRTPQEFSAGAIPGAMNLPVDELRKRLHEIPRDRHLAVYCQVGQRGYLATRILIQNGFSVANIGGGYKTYKLFYPNE